The following are encoded in a window of Fusarium oxysporum f. sp. lycopersici 4287 chromosome 5, whole genome shotgun sequence genomic DNA:
- a CDS encoding elongator complex protein 2, whose translation MDTLLTAEIAANAPRYRRKSSTFIDAIHDIPHGQDLAPAQLYSTMSGRLFHSGRIAIVMVGPPARGKTHICVSMARYLGWLGVKSRIFHLGDYRRATVGPDGSIPDDYFFPNASPASVILRQKILKKCREDIYSWLNHDNGQVAIYDAVNPTANGRRSLAKEFAKHDVQTLFIESFVDDERILRENARNVKISSPDFAGMEPDEAAKLYLQRIEMKIPVFETMNEKELNYIKMINAGEKFFYNNVSFNYLAHRIVFYLTNLHIKSRKTFFARAGTTAEEDSYKADAPLSQEGRDYAQKMSEALLKHREQERLTNIEEGGPDVPLPPLTVWTSTRMRTVQTSDVLKEKGYKVRQRTQLSQINPGVCEKMSERMIRQIYPDEVEKHELDPYHHRYPRAESYHDLAVRLEPIILELEREQHDLLIIAHESVLRVLYAYLMHCSTTDIPVINFPRDEIIEIIPAAYQNEAKRIHIPGLDPQIVPGSPQDIKIPVPSSGVVSAQLSPIPSGIGTPAEHVERPPEKVINTAKDMVADKVNDED comes from the exons ATGGATACTCTTCT AACCGCCGAGATTGCGGCCAATGCTCCTCGGTACCGTCGCAAGAGCTCTACATTTATCGATGCCATTCATGACATTCCTCATGGTCAAGACTTGGCCCCAGCTCAGCTCTACAGTACCATGTCTGGCCGATTGTTTCACTCTGGCCGCATTGCAATCGTCATGGTTGGACCACCTGCACGTGGGAAAAC ACATATATGTGTTTCCATGGCACGGTATTTAGGGTGGCTTGGTGTGAAGTCTCGTATCTTTCACCTCGGTGACTACCGTCGAGCAACTGTTGGCCCCGATGGATCTATTCCCGATGATTATTTCTTCCCAAACGCATCGCCTGCATCTGTCATTCTGCGCCAGAAAATCCTGAAGAAATGCCGCGAAGACATATACTCCTGGCTGAATCACGACAATGGACAAGTCGCCATTTACGATGCAGTGAACCCTACTGCTAACGGACGGCGTTCGCTTGCCAAGGAATTTGCGAAGCACGATGTTCAA ACTCTTTTCATCGAGTCATTTGTCGACGATGAACGCATCCTTCGTGAGAATGCAAGAAATGTCAAGATCTCATCCCCAGAC TTCGCTGGTATGGAACCTGATGAAGCCGCTAAGCTATACCTTCAGAGAATTGAGATGAAGATTCCCGTATTTGAAACCATGAATGAGAAGGAGCTGAATTACATCAAGATGATCAACGCTGGGGAAAAGTTCTTCTACAACAACGTCAGCTTCAATTATCTTGCTCACCGAATCGTCTTCTACCTCACCAACCTGCATATCAAATCACGGAAAACCTTCTTCGCCCGGGCTGGTACcacagcagaagaagactcGTACAAGGCCGATGCCCCTCTGTCCCaagaggggagagattatgCCCAAAAAATGTCCGAGGCTCTTTTGAAGCATCGAGAGCAGGAGCGCCTCACAAACATCGAGGAAGGAGGTCCAGATGTGCCTCTACCGCCACTCACCGTTTGGACATCGACTCGTATGCGTACGGTGCAAACTTCTGACGTCCTGAAGGAGAAAGGCTACAAGGTCCGTCAGCGAACACAACTCAGTCAAATCAACCCAGGCGTGTGCGAGAAGATGTCAGAGCGTATGATTCGCCAGATCTATCCCGATGAGGTCGAAAAGCACGAATTAGACCCTTACCACCACCGGTATCCGCGTGCAGAG TCATACCACGATCTGGCTGTTCGCCTAGAGCCCATCATTCTCGAACTCGAGCGAGAACAACACGACCTTCTCATAATTGCACACGAATCTGTGCTTCGAGTTCTCTACGCTTATTTAATGCACTGCTCTACCACTGACATCCCAGTCATCAATTTTCCACGCGACGAGATCATCGAGATCATCCCAGCAGCATATCAGAATGAGGCCAAGCGTATCCATATTCCTGGCCTGGATCCCCAGATCGTACCTGGCTCACCTCAAGATATCAAAATTCCTGTTCCTAGCAGCGGAGTTGTGAGCGCACAACTGTCCCCTATCCCGAGTGGCATTGGGACTCCTGCTGAGCATGTCGAACGACCTCCCGAGAAGGTTATCAACACTGCCAAGGATATGGTTGCTGACAAAGTCAACGATGAAGACTAG
- a CDS encoding elongator complex protein 2, whose translation MSGRLFHSGRIAIVMVGPPARGKTHICVSMARYLGWLGVKSRIFHLGDYRRATVGPDGSIPDDYFFPNASPASVILRQKILKKCREDIYSWLNHDNGQVAIYDAVNPTANGRRSLAKEFAKHDVQTLFIESFVDDERILRENARNVKISSPDFAGMEPDEAAKLYLQRIEMKIPVFETMNEKELNYIKMINAGEKFFYNNVSFNYLAHRIVFYLTNLHIKSRKTFFARAGTTAEEDSYKADAPLSQEGRDYAQKMSEALLKHREQERLTNIEEGGPDVPLPPLTVWTSTRMRTVQTSDVLKEKGYKVRQRTQLSQINPGVCEKMSERMIRQIYPDEVEKHELDPYHHRYPRAESYHDLAVRLEPIILELEREQHDLLIIAHESVLRVLYAYLMHCSTTDIPVINFPRDEIIEIIPAAYQNEAKRIHIPGLDPQIVPGSPQDIKIPVPSSGVVSAQLSPIPSGIGTPAEHVERPPEKVINTAKDMVADKVNDED comes from the exons ATGTCTGGCCGATTGTTTCACTCTGGCCGCATTGCAATCGTCATGGTTGGACCACCTGCACGTGGGAAAAC ACATATATGTGTTTCCATGGCACGGTATTTAGGGTGGCTTGGTGTGAAGTCTCGTATCTTTCACCTCGGTGACTACCGTCGAGCAACTGTTGGCCCCGATGGATCTATTCCCGATGATTATTTCTTCCCAAACGCATCGCCTGCATCTGTCATTCTGCGCCAGAAAATCCTGAAGAAATGCCGCGAAGACATATACTCCTGGCTGAATCACGACAATGGACAAGTCGCCATTTACGATGCAGTGAACCCTACTGCTAACGGACGGCGTTCGCTTGCCAAGGAATTTGCGAAGCACGATGTTCAA ACTCTTTTCATCGAGTCATTTGTCGACGATGAACGCATCCTTCGTGAGAATGCAAGAAATGTCAAGATCTCATCCCCAGAC TTCGCTGGTATGGAACCTGATGAAGCCGCTAAGCTATACCTTCAGAGAATTGAGATGAAGATTCCCGTATTTGAAACCATGAATGAGAAGGAGCTGAATTACATCAAGATGATCAACGCTGGGGAAAAGTTCTTCTACAACAACGTCAGCTTCAATTATCTTGCTCACCGAATCGTCTTCTACCTCACCAACCTGCATATCAAATCACGGAAAACCTTCTTCGCCCGGGCTGGTACcacagcagaagaagactcGTACAAGGCCGATGCCCCTCTGTCCCaagaggggagagattatgCCCAAAAAATGTCCGAGGCTCTTTTGAAGCATCGAGAGCAGGAGCGCCTCACAAACATCGAGGAAGGAGGTCCAGATGTGCCTCTACCGCCACTCACCGTTTGGACATCGACTCGTATGCGTACGGTGCAAACTTCTGACGTCCTGAAGGAGAAAGGCTACAAGGTCCGTCAGCGAACACAACTCAGTCAAATCAACCCAGGCGTGTGCGAGAAGATGTCAGAGCGTATGATTCGCCAGATCTATCCCGATGAGGTCGAAAAGCACGAATTAGACCCTTACCACCACCGGTATCCGCGTGCAGAG TCATACCACGATCTGGCTGTTCGCCTAGAGCCCATCATTCTCGAACTCGAGCGAGAACAACACGACCTTCTCATAATTGCACACGAATCTGTGCTTCGAGTTCTCTACGCTTATTTAATGCACTGCTCTACCACTGACATCCCAGTCATCAATTTTCCACGCGACGAGATCATCGAGATCATCCCAGCAGCATATCAGAATGAGGCCAAGCGTATCCATATTCCTGGCCTGGATCCCCAGATCGTACCTGGCTCACCTCAAGATATCAAAATTCCTGTTCCTAGCAGCGGAGTTGTGAGCGCACAACTGTCCCCTATCCCGAGTGGCATTGGGACTCCTGCTGAGCATGTCGAACGACCTCCCGAGAAGGTTATCAACACTGCCAAGGATATGGTTGCTGACAAAGTCAACGATGAAGACTAG